aaagacaagccaagtacttccaaagagaaagagaagaccATATCTTTCAAAAGTACTGAAAAAGAAGCAccagatgatgaagatggtgataatgaaatggcaatgcttgcaaagaattttaaaaaatatatgaaaaagataggaaataagaagttcaatgGCAAGCCGTCAAAAGGTAATCATTCTTCTCTTAAtcattttcaaactaataaaaagggtattcagtgtagGGAATGTGATGGATTTGGCCACATCCAGTCTGAATGTGCAAACactttgaaaaagaacaaaaaatgtaTGATtactacttggagtgataatgactcagAAAGTAGTaaagatgaggaaggtaatgtcgctttcacttctattttacctgtttctaaatctgaaaatgaaaaaattgtttgcttgaataatgtttcaaaagatgaagaaaattctgatagtgatgaatctgaattgaatgatgagtctttgagtgaatcttacaaaaagatgtatggttcatgggtgaaagtgtgttatgaaaatcggtcattggtaagcaaaaagaaagaattatcctttgaaattaaacaacttactgacttaaatgaaaattttgaaaaagaaataatttcaaaaaatgttgaaattaataagttgtctaaagatttggaaactcttgagaaaaatgttagaatgcttaacctCGGTTCAACTGTTTTTGAGAATATACAGAATgcaggtcaaagaagtcatgtgggacttggtgcttcaagttctcaaaaatcaaagaaaactgtctttatctcGGCCGGGATGTTATCGTCTGATGTTCCTATGTCATCCTCACTGAAATCTGTTGTTCCAACAGAAAGGACACAGTTAGCAGGTAAATCCAATGGTAAGTttgaaaaattcattccaatctgtcatttttgtggtaggaagggtcatattcgacctaagtgttttactcttatgaatttttccaaaaatgaatattttgagaaatacaattattttgataatttcaaaatagtaaaaaataaaaatattcaatcaaggaaaatatggataaaaaataataattgttttgctggttttactagtaaatatgatagatctgcttcttcatatttttggtattttgacagtgattgttcaagacatatgacaggtgacaggTCTATTCTTACaaacataaaacctatgcattgtggatctgttacttttgggaatggaattgaaggtaatgttcttggaatgggtactcttaactttgaagggttacctaaaatcaaaagagtgttacttgtggaaggacttaaagctaacttgcttagcataagtcaaatttgtgatcaaggttatactgttaactttgataaagagaattgttttgttttaaacaagaatggtgagaatgttcttgaaggttttagatctaatgacaattgatatactcttttgccttctattatgtgtcaatctgttgtgagaaataacactgatgtgtggcatgctaaacttggtcacataaatttcaaagccttgaaaaaattgtcacatgcatGGATTGTTTgtggtttacctaagctaggtaaagaatctgatggtaagtgcaagagttgtcaacttggcaagcaattaaaaattacacataaaagtgtttctgacataaacacttcgaaagttttagaatttcttcacatggatcttatgggtccaattcaaattgagagtttaaatgggaaaaggtatatttttgtttgtgtggatgatttttctagatatacttgggtggatttcttgaaagaaaaatttgatacttttgatgcatttaaaactctttgcttgaaattaaaagttgaaaaagattgcaacattggaaaaattattcgtataagaagtgatcatggtaaagagtttgagaattctgtctatgatgatttttgtaagtctgcaggtatttctcatgagttttcagctcccaaaactcctcaacagaatggagttgtagaaaggaaaaaccgcactcttcaagaaatggctagagtgatgctaaatagcaaaaaattgaccaaacggttatgggcagaagcaattaacactgcttgctatatcataaaccgtgtttttcttcgtccaggtacatctaaaacatcttatgaaatttggaaaggtaagaaaccaagtgtggcttattttcatgtttttggatgtgtttgttacattttgagagatagagaaaatcttggtaagtttgatgctaagagtgatgaatgtgtttttattggatactccactaacagtagggcttatcgtgtgtataacatgagaacccaaactgtaatggagtcggctaacgttgttattgatgatgtcagggatttttctgagttttctactgaggaagaaattAATAGGTTTACTGATGAACCTACTAAAAAACACGAAGAAGTTTCtgtcagtgatactactgttgCAACGTCTGGTCCATCTGTTCCAATAGATCGCGAATCCGATGAAATAGATGCTGgacagacagaaaagaaatttccagatattattttggatgaagtccaaaaggagccatcaaccagagttaagttaaatcatccagcagatttaatacttggaaatccaaaagacagtatggtaacacgaagaaggtttagtaatgttgttcaatttgtttgtttcttatctctaattgagcctaaaaatgtgaaagaagctttaactgatgaaaattggattaaagctatgcaggaggaattagaacaattttttagaaacaaagtgtggattCTTGTGCCAAAACCGTTAAataccaatattattggtacAAAATGGATTTTAAAGAATAAatttgatgaatttggtacaattgtgcgaaataaagcaagattagtggcacaagggtacacacaagtggaaggaatagactttgatgaaacatttgcacctgttgcgggacttgaatcaattagattattattgtctattgcttgtttgattggtttcaggttattccaaatggatgtcaaatccgcatttctcaatgggatcttgaatgaagaggtatatgttgaacaactcaaagggtttgaagatcctcatgcacctgatcatgtttacaaattggagaaagcactttatggtttgaagcaagcccctcgggcttggtatgagagactcactcaatttcttgtttctcatggatacaaaacgggtggagtagataaaactttatttatcaaaaatattaaatctaacataattattgctcagatttatgttgatgatattgtgtttggttctacttctgacaatgaggtgcaggtatttgtgaaacaaatgaaaggggaatttgaaatgagcatggtgggagaattgactTATTTCTTAGGTTTGCTAGTCAAGCAATTAGATGAAGGTACATTtgtttctcaaagcaaatatgctaagaacctggtcaaaaagtttggacttgaaagttcaaagattgccaaaacaccaatgggaacgacagtgaagctatccaaagatgaaaatggtgtcaaagttgatcctacactgtataggagcatgattggtagtcttctttatctcactgctagtcgaccttatttaagttatagtgttggtgtgtgtgccaggtaccaaggaaatcccatggagtctcatgttacagctgtcaaaagaatcattcgatatgttcatgggactgctgattatggtatttggtattcaaaagaaactaaccctaatctagtgtgttttagtgatgctgattgggcaggtaacactgatgacagaaaaagcactagtggaggatgtttcttcttgggaaacaatctagtctcttggcacagcaagaaacagaattctatttctctctcaacagctgaggccgaatacattgcagcgggaagttgttgtgcacaacttttgtggatgaagcaaatgatgatggattatgggtttgatcttgtcactttaactattttttgtgataatacaagtgcaattaatatttcaaaaaatcctgtgcaacattctcgtactaaacatattgatattcgtcatcatttcataagagaattagttgaaaataaagttcttatcttggaatatattgaaacacataaacaaattgcagatattttcactaaagctcttgattcggttcgctttgatttcctccgaaaatctttgggggtttgttctctttaaattttCTTGTTATGGTGTTGTCTGCTTGATCAAATGTGTGTTATTTAAGGTTAAGAAAATTGTCaatcaatttgaaaattttgttgtgtgtcaagctgGATAATCTGACTTGTGTTTATGATCCTTTGGTTGTATTTTCttgagagaaatttaatcaattcctcctaggcatattcgagtaaattaatcaatgtttaatgtttgagcttccttttgtgtagcattgtttcaagctcctgtgaaagaatagagctacctacatcagtgtgtgaaagccgtcttttgagtaagttggaactttgtaattcggagttataaagaggatacgctaccatagaaaagggctaccactggtgtagtgtgacagcgtcttcatgggttacaatcatttttaatttcgaaaaagacttaattgtcattgggcaatgttcccttgcatacactgtcacacacttatgcttgaaacaatgcaataaaaattgtacacagtttataaaaaaaaaaaaaaaatgtgtgtaagactcatacatgttgattgattcacttaagaatatgtgcttgTAACTGAGTTGTGTtttatttctctcgaatattctttctaatttttcattttcacaagtgttcttatctatggtatacactaacacttattttcatttgcttgattttattcttatcaggaTGACTCTCATTGATCAAAGCAGaattttttggttgagttttgtttttgtgcatatatataaaatgaaaataaaaaaataataataaaaattttgacaaggaaattcatggtggaccgaatcattgtggtaattatgtgaaattatgcatttcttttgtgtgatttaatatattctttgtctccaaagaatttattttgttctatttcttaatttggaataccatgatttgtatctttattgtTTTGTACCTTGTTTagaattgttttttaaaaaaaaaggaaaaaggacAATAGGAAGATCGtgtggggtttttttttttttttttttctggttaCCTTTTTTGAATTGGGGATATCTTCTATTTTCctttataaaatacaaaaaaaaaaagggtaagtTTTATGTAGATCGTGTCTTAAaggttgtttccttttatttgttaattaaatcatttaaaaaaaaaaaaaggaaaccgCTTATTGTCGTGGGTGTCCAAATTGGGTAAGTGTTGTCCTTACAAAGCTTGCCATTACCCTTTTCCTTCTCACCCACGATCTCTCTAAGTCTTcgtcttcttattttttttctctcattgTTTTTGTAAGTGTTTGCTACTTTTCAGAGAAGGAAAAATAGTTAAAACTCGTGGAGCTTCCTCTAAGAAGACCCCTGCTACTCAATCTCTGATGTTTGCCTCAGTTGACATTCCTCCTGAATTCTCATCTGTTCCCCCAGATTCAGGAACTGTTGCTACAGAACTAGCTGTTGTTCGAGCCTCTCGTGtttctttggcttctttgaaagacacaaagggggagagtatATACTTTCCAAAACCTGCTTGTTTGCTGttttgtttaactctggaccttcttattttgagggggagttaagtctagtttatttacatgtttgttataagttcatgcatgtttgcagggggggttctttctctttacttatcactaacatttgtgttgcatgttttttaattaattttgtctatcaaattgccaaagggggagattgtaaaatcctttattggcatatttgacaataatgacaaaattaattaaaagggtattttcgaaattagtagtttcctgttttgtaatattttggtacATTTCGAAAATagttagtttcctgttttgtgtGATATAAATCATATTAttctatatataattataaaataaatatataatttcctataaaagcatatcttttcttgaaattggtttatatggaaattattagtatttattttcatttatctgatttggttgcccagaaatcgtgtacagcttgcaataataaatgatatattgtttccttatttatttaaggaaactgggttgaaaaactgtccaggttcaatgaatctgtttgaacggattgccagtctgtttgaacagattctgactttcctgttttggaagattttccatttattggctgtttgatttctgatttgtttttcacgacctaaagggattctagaatgtatataatcatccttaggtcgttggattttgatcatctctcttggtgtattattttccaaatatttttcaagttttagagagactttttattatgtgaagaacttgagtcctgcaagttcttagtggtttattacagtgtacttctgtattgttttctttgtgttaattgtgcaggttgaacacacttagACATTGgccatcaagcttcgggagaagtcttgttcgtgagtcacttttcaggaggaaaagtgcaagtgttatgatttgaagggagttcaagatcttagcacttcagaaatttgattaggagtttagattacaacagttgcgacaaattcaagagggagtctttatttgtataagtcaatttggttttgtaatcgtttagatattcttctaataaatttcattctctggacgtggcctcgtggactagtagcaatctgcaaagattgctgataccacgtaaaaattcgtgtgttctttactttatgttcgtttttatcttctggtcacaaactggttaaacatatctggtttctgttcaaacagtctttgtatctgtttaaacatttctgtaacagttcaacaattaattatttaatttgaataattaaattggtaatcataaaaaacgaaatttcaatatatatttatgttttttttcgtTTAGAAAAGAGAATTCATTATATCAATCAATAATTCTCACCAATGTGATGTGTAGTGGTAGTACTCTTATATGGTATGATTCAATTGTTAAAATTTAATATTACAAATTATTGGTGTTTTATGCGTACATGtaattcaataaaatgaatattttaacgttattattaaaataatttttgttttcGAAGTGATTTAATAACAACATTATTTGAAGTAATTTATAAAACAACATATAATTGAAGTATAAACCATTATATTTCAAAGTCTACAATCACCAATGACCTATAATATAATAACTAtttatacaattaaaaaaaacagaATGGGCGGCAAAACCTCcttattattatattttgttgAATTAACCCCAACTTTtttactagaaaaaaaaaattgaggtcAAGTACAAGTACAGCAAAATATAAAGATAAAAAGGAGGGGTTTTTGCCACCAATTCCCCCCGAAAGAATGTCAATCAGTAAGCTTACAAATACAATGGGATACAATATTGGGCTAGCACATATCGTTCAGTCAAAGCAACAATTTGACCTCTTTCCTTCAAATAAAAAAGCAATAATTTGGCCCTTATCATTTATTTTCAGATTATAGCATGCATTTGATAACTAAAGGGAGGTACCACTTTCTGTAGTCACAACAGAGTTTTAtagtaaatataattttttttagaataataatatatattttgtatctATACGTTAGGCCTTCAGATTAAAAGCtatttcattctttttttttcacTCTGCCATGTAAATGTTGGAGAAATATCATTgttcaaataatttatattttaaaaaattataattaatcaataaataaatacacATGTTAAATGATAGAATCAGAAATCGGGTGCAAAAGAGAGTGGGAAAGTGAATTTTTATAGAGAAATTTTACCCTTTATGCATCATAACATACTTAATTCTTTTAAAATGCCAACATAAAAATTCTCCCCATAATGTGCTTCCTCtcatattttggacaaaaatacacTCCTCATTCAAATTTAACACTTCACACatttttctctctatctctttctctcatcCCTCATTTACAGCCATTTTTTCACAGCTCGGAGGTGGAACGAATTGGAAGTTTCTTGGGGTTTTTAATAGAAAAATCATGGATAAGTATCATTTCATTAATCTACTTGTGAATATGAAATGTCATGGTTAGATATTAGATTCAAACTGTTCCACAGTTGAGTTTGGatttttttctgcaatttttgaACTATTCCTCGGGTCTGGGATTATGTGGGAGTCAttccaaaatcgatggtacatcgatgccatttcgatactGAGGCAAACATCTAATTTAGATGATATtttcgatgtaatatcgatgCTATATCAATGTCATAAATGTTGATTTGGTTCAGCGTCGAtatggcatcgatataccatcgaaatggaATCGCATACAGAtggcaaccatcagcatcgatggcatttcgatggtacatcgatggcatttcgatggtacatcgatgccatttcgatactgaggcgaacatctaatttagatgttattttcgATGTAATCTCGATgttgaatcgatgccatatatgtttatttggttCAGCATCAATATGGCATCAATATTACATCAAAATGGAATCGCATCGAAAtggcaaccatcagcatcgattatgcatcgaaatgtcatcgatgtggcatcgaagTTGAACTACAATACAGATTTTCATAGGCATCGATTCTTCATCgattacactttatttttataattttcttatgtttttttttttgtaaatttgcaggttccagagttaatataattatttcttacaacggtgtttgggaacaGAAAGcagaaaaatggaatttcaaagctggtttgaacactataatacatgtaccaattgatgttggttacatagaattattggataagttgtattcaaagttgaaaGTGGATAGGTCATTGTTTGACTTAAAGTTGGAAGTGTCGTTTACATGCAATGATTTTAGCGTAGATCCCATTGAAATCACAGATGATGAAGGAGTTAGTGCTCTTATTCTTGAAAATTCGAAGTCCTTAAAACATCGAGTTCCTTTATGCGTTAGTTAGATTGCAAAGAACATTGCTCTTATTGATCCATCTGCTAGAGCGAGTGTTAATATGGAAAATCATAATCAATCATGCACGGCTATTCCACAAACAGATCCTGGGCCAAGTGTATGCATGGGAGGTCTTAGTCATTATGAAACTTTTTTTCCCCCAACAAATCTCTCGCATGATGATGGGTATGAGTATGAgccttatgtcaatgacgatccAGTTACCCATTTaggtgatgatgatgaaagagtCGAGGGGTGCAGTAGTTTTGATGATAACTCAGAGGATCGGTTGTCGATGCTACATGTGGTTCAAGTAGATAATTTAAATGTACGACCATTGCCAAGACGTCAAGAAAGCCAAGGACGGAGGACTGTTGGCTCAGAGAGCAGTCGTCCAACTACACAAGATGATGgaaatagatggagttctccagtGTATACTGCTGAAGATATCCCATGCCCCTCTTATGTTATCCCCACGTTATCTGGGGTGAGTTGTGGAGTAATAGAAGTTGGGAAAGTTTTTGAGAACAAGTTAGAGTTGAAGACGAAGGCACACTTGTATGCAATGAAGCAAAACTTCGAGTTTGTAGTGAAGAAGTCAGGTACTGAAGTTTGGTATATCACTTGCAAGGATCCTAATTGTGGGTGGAGATTGAGGGGGAAGAGAATTCCTAAATCTGATATGTTCGAGATAACTCATTTCACCAACAAACACACTTGCTCACTTGACCTCCGACATAAAGGTCATCGCCAAGCTGCACCTTGGGTTATTGGTCAttgcataaagaaaaaatatcagactggatcgaatgtgtacatggaaaacaacataagagaggacattaagaatgattatggcattgagttgtcatatggaaaagcttggagatgccgagagaaggctctttcttatgtcagagggacactggAAGCATCCTACCAGAAGTTACCATCGTACCTGTTCATGCTTCAACAAAAAAATCCCGGGACGTTGAAGAATGGTCCAAAATCAGACTCATTCACCCTCCCCAACAATCCATTCTCCTCAAatcttttcttcaattttgttaaCCTCCCTGAACCCCTATAGGTCATACGACCGACATAATGATCCTCCATAGGGATCACAAGCGGTAGGATACGTTTGGGTGGTATCtgcaaaatatccaaaaaaaaaaagaattagttGAATTTACAAAAAATATTCAATCTGTTGTTGTCATCGAAATactatcgatataccatcgaaatagcatcgatggagcatggaatcgatgccatatatgtttatttggttTAGCATCGATATGGCATCGAAATGgaatcgatataccatcgaaatggaATCACGTACAGAtggcaaccatcagcatcgatggcatttcgatggtacatcgatggcatttcgatggtacatcgatgtcatttcgatggtacatcgatgccatttcgatgatACATCGATGGAATGTCGATGCTGAGGCGAAcatctaatttagatgttattttcgatgtaatatcgatggtatatcgatgttgaatcgatgccatatatgttgatttggttcagcatcgatatgccatcgatataccatcgattatgcatcgatgtggcatcgatataccatcaatTATGCAAGAATCGAcatggcatcgatataccatcgatttCGCATCGATGGACTATCGCCTTCATTTACTGGTCCGTCGAAATActatcgatggagcatcgattgCGCATCGATGAAAAacttttcaatattttaaaaatctGCACATGCACTGTATGTCATCGAATTACCATCGATGAAGCATCGAAATGACATCGATGTTGAATCGAATGAACATTAACTCACAAAATTTTTGCAGAATTTAAACATAATCTTCCAAAATGATGCACATAGAATCAAACTTATTTTAAGCTacatttttttgcaaaataaagattaacattcaaacccatttcatcgatttatacattacgattcaaaaaaaatttaaaaaaaaccaCATGACAACTTTCTTACCTTACCGTGGCCGACGAAGGAGAAGAAGGTGGCGACGGCGGCTGtgaggagagagagagcttcGCCTGAGAGAGATGGTGAGAATGTGAGCTCGGTTGAGAAAAAATAATGAGAGAGAAATGAGCGAGTTTGGCTAGGAAGAGAGAATGTGAGGGGTCTGCTCAGTTAGTAGTATGGATGTTTttgtccaaaaatttaaaaatgacATATGTTTGAGAGAATATGTTATGTtagcattttaaaaaaattaagtatgttaTTGAAGAGTCTAAAATTTCCCTTTCTATATCActcctctcttttttttcttttttttttttatctatatgtaTTTATAATGGTCCGTTTCTGGAAAATGTCtactttttatgtatatataaaagtAGAATTCccgacaacaacaaaaaaaaaaaaagtagaattaataaataatatttttttttgcgTGTGTGTTTGAATAATTATGATATAAAGACAAGTTTTGAATGAAAAGTTCTCAATTTGAGAATAAATTAGTTATAAAAATTATTCTAACTTAGGAAATATCTTTTCAATATATCATTTTGGCAAAACTAAGAGAACCTAGTTAATCcaataagatattttaaattaaattttatattttgattttttaagtattttttattattattttcaaagttaAAAACCAGCTTAAAAAAATTTGGGCAAACTGGCtgatatcttaacaattaaattcactaaCAATAAGACAACTGGATAACTATATTCCGGGGTGTCTTGCTTTACTTTTCATTGCAACACACAAAACTTTTGGCACAACTAGTGTTGATCCAAATTAGAAGCAAttacatgaaaaaaaaatcacctcaactTTACCGGTATAAGATGACGAGTGAAACTTTTATGATTAGAGAAAAGAAAAATCCCAATACGTCAAAGCTAAACCAAATACTTCTTACAAAATATATGTACACAGACGACAGCATACACATTATACATTTGCATTTTTGCACAAAAGTCATTACACAGTTGCCCATAATTCTAGTATAAACTTacgaaaacaaaacaaaacaaaactaaagctCCAAATTCCAATCGAGTAAACACTACAAACTAATTAATAGACAACTGTCTTGCTCCTCAGGTAAGTTCTTTATCTTTGGCACGTTCTGCCACAAATTTTTTACTTTCCATGTAAACCCTTCTGCTGCTGGTTTAAACGCCAAGTTTGGCATCAAATTCTGAGACATTCACAGGCAATTTCGACCACCCAAGAGCCTCCTTTGTCTCAGTAATCTTTCTACGCAAAACAATAGATAAACTCAAAACCAATAACACAGCAGCAACCATAGGTATCAGAAGACCAGTTCTCCCTGGCCAAAGTCTCAAAACAACATCAGCAGAATCAGGACCATCAAAACTGCCCATCGAGTTACTCAGCTTCAAGATCTCAACCCCATTAAGAATACCATCAATGACATACGGCATGCTGTCCTTTGAAGGTCCAACACTCACATTCAAAGCACCAGAAATATCTGAATCAGCAACAACAATGTCTGCATAGTACGGAGAAGCCAGCATTTCGTTTGTAGCACTTGATAAATCCAAGTTCTCCAATGCCAATTTTCCATTCACGTAAACATTGAAGAAGAGCAACTCAAGTGAGATACTAGCAATATCACAGAAATGCAATCGGACAAGGTAGTTGTAACCTTCTCCAGCCACCGGAAAAACCCAAGTAATGTTATGATTCGGGATCGAACCGTTACTCCGAATCAACCTCGCGCTCTTGTACACGTTATCAGGTCCAATTTCGCGGCTTGCAAACCCAGCTTGGTACTTGATTCGGCCACCGAAATACACCCTCTCCGATCCGGAACTCGACTCCAAATACTCATCATCGACAACCCAAGTTCTCCAAAGAGTGTCGTTAAATGGTGTCACCTTAGGACCTCCGACGTTGACTCTGTATACGACTTCGAGAGCTTGGTTTGACCAGCCATTGAAATTCATGGTTTCGTTAGAGTTTAGGCACAGGGAATTATTAGGGACGAGGTCTTTGGGAGCAGAAATCACCTCGATCGCGTTCACGAACGCGAATTTTGAAGATTCAGTGGGAAAAAACCTAATTAAAAGTGTTTCGGAATCGACTCGAATCAGGTATTCCTTGACCAAAGGGGTTCCCACTGAATTACCGCCATTAAAGTTGCTCAAAACGACGTATTTATTAACCAAAACGTGAAATTGGGCGTTACCGAAATCGAATTGTGAGGAATTAAGGTTTTGAAAATGGAGGCGTACCATGTGGATCCCTTTCTCTCTGATATCGAATTTGTACTCCGA
This genomic interval from Humulus lupulus chromosome 8, drHumLupu1.1, whole genome shotgun sequence contains the following:
- the LOC133796749 gene encoding LOW QUALITY PROTEIN: probable receptor-like protein kinase At5g24010 (The sequence of the model RefSeq protein was modified relative to this genomic sequence to represent the inferred CDS: substituted 1 base at 1 genomic stop codon), which codes for MEFHCRNFVISLLLLLSLSFPPSISYKFFSPVDNHLVNCGSAEDTTVDNRRYSGDWSNRKLPFCPSDLSVALRNENPSAGSSQLYDTARVFKKPSEYKFDIREKGIHMVRLHFQNLNSSQFDFGNAQFHVLVNKYVVLSNFNGGNSVGTPLVKEYLIRVDSETLLIRFFPTESSKFAFVNAIEVISAPKDLVPNNSLCLNSNETMNFNGWSNQALEVVYRVNVGGPKVTPFNDTLWRTWVVDDEYLESSSGSERVYFGGRIKYQAGFASREIGPDNVYKSARLIRSNGSIPNHNITWVFPVAGEGYNYLVRLHFCDIASISLELLFFNVYVNGKLALENLDLSSATNEMLASPYYADIVVADSDISGALNVSVGPSKDSMPYVIDGILNGVEILKLSNSMGSFDGPDSADVVLRLWPGRTGLLIPMVAAVLLVLSLSIVLRRKITETKEALGWSKLPVNVSEFDAKLGVXTSSRRVYMESKKFVAERAKDKELT